Proteins encoded together in one Paracidovorax wautersii window:
- a CDS encoding translocation/assembly module TamB domain-containing protein → MATHHTPDPYAAAVAPQPVPRRRRGWRIALWSVAAVFALLFLLLGAAWWWAGGNQSLAATLTRVAMYLPAGQTLETRDVSGSLRAGGRIGWLRWSSPSLAVEVQDARIGWHLGPLLQRKIELGEVHATRVLITPQANAPTSTEPTQPLEKLRLPVQVELPFRADEIVWAAGSNPVAVHQLAGTYRYNGTQHELVVENLDWAQGRYAGRVQLDAQAPMALQATLNGLVRTPPPSGEGDEIEAKAHATLQGTLATAAARLQLQAQIEAAPLSAAQTQPPASAAASRPQAPADRASRPAAAAARKASAAAVPAEPMRADVQAEIAPWAPQPLLQARAALQSVNLAALWPQAPVTQLSGEVNAQPTVATATPPAPAPAPAPAPAPAPAPAPAPAPAPAPAPAPAATAASTPASSAQTTAAPAGTPPAQGWDISAQLRNAVPGPWDRQRLPVDELQAQAAFDGARWTVPQAQVRVGQGSVALQGAFTPATRALQGSATVRALRPDLLYSRLDSAPLNGKAQAEGSADGAVRFTADIGSAGAGRRSAGGTVSALRLDRLVADGSWRGEQLTLARLQLSALQAEVQARQLRIGLDEPSAQGQLQATVPGATLQVDGQMAARAGNGSLDLRLADAQRVQRWIESLPGLQSALKGITLQGNAQLQTRWNGGWQDLQRQLHAAGLLAGPAPAATGPAGRFDLQARLSTQRLQADLPPRPGGATGPMTIELRDVRAELAGSVAQATLAWDGEVRQGGQRATLQARATAGSTAPGQWRAQIDTLKLLALLDQRPGPWTVQLTQPLSLTARLAPSLLVETSAGQATVAGPKPGQATLRWQPVRYAQTAQGAMQLRTQGELQGLPTAWADAFMADGEQALQRLGLGGNLILDGQWDVDAGDTLRARASLRRVDGDLRVLAGELPPTTVVQSSGQGAAEGAPKAAASTPGTPAGVRQAEVQIEAEGDAVRARVLWDSERAGRVQAEGSTRLARADGGWRWPADAPLAATARAQLPDVGVWSALAPPGWRVKGTLQADVALSGTRTAPRWSGTLGADQMAVRSLLDGVDLRDGRLRATLQGDRLEITEFRVNGGQGSRARIAGFSGNRTAAPHSGGTLTGTGQVSWAGAGQAGGSSSGIAMDFNAEARALQVLVRADRQVSVSGNLQARLQGGQFTLRGKLTTDRATIILPEAGAPTLGSDVVVRSAAKDREAAQKTQQAAQAAGRVEAAKPPDIAVTLNLGDDFALQGYGITTRLTGELELRGASVAGGPPRVTGEVRTVEGRYRAWGQSLNVETGLLRFNGPYDNPALDVLAIRPNISVRAGVQVSGSAKAPRVALYSDPDLPDAEKLSWVVLGRSAAAGGAEAALLQQAALALLGGNGDSGAGNFARRVGLDEIGFRGPGSGEDASAAALTFGKRLSKDLYLTYERSLSGALGTIYIFYDLSQRLTLRGQTGVQSAVDLIYTLRYD, encoded by the coding sequence ATGGCGACCCATCACACCCCTGACCCGTACGCCGCCGCCGTGGCCCCCCAGCCGGTGCCGCGGCGCCGGCGCGGCTGGCGCATCGCGCTGTGGAGCGTGGCCGCCGTCTTCGCGCTGCTGTTCCTGCTGCTGGGCGCCGCCTGGTGGTGGGCCGGTGGCAACCAGTCGCTGGCCGCCACGCTGACGCGCGTGGCGATGTACCTGCCCGCGGGGCAGACGCTGGAGACGCGCGACGTGAGCGGATCGCTGCGCGCAGGCGGCCGCATCGGCTGGCTGCGCTGGAGCAGCCCGTCCCTGGCCGTGGAAGTGCAGGACGCCCGCATCGGCTGGCACCTGGGCCCGCTGCTGCAGCGCAAGATCGAGCTGGGCGAGGTGCATGCCACCCGCGTGCTGATCACGCCGCAGGCGAACGCACCCACCAGCACCGAACCCACGCAGCCGCTGGAGAAACTGCGCCTGCCCGTGCAGGTGGAATTGCCGTTCCGCGCGGACGAGATCGTGTGGGCCGCCGGCAGCAACCCGGTCGCCGTTCACCAGCTGGCCGGCACGTACCGCTATAACGGCACGCAACACGAACTGGTGGTGGAGAACCTCGACTGGGCGCAGGGCCGCTACGCCGGCCGCGTGCAGCTGGACGCGCAGGCCCCCATGGCCTTGCAGGCCACACTGAACGGCCTGGTGCGCACGCCGCCGCCGTCCGGCGAGGGCGACGAGATCGAAGCCAAGGCGCACGCCACCCTCCAGGGCACGCTCGCTACCGCCGCGGCCCGCCTGCAGCTGCAGGCGCAGATCGAGGCGGCACCGTTGTCTGCCGCCCAGACGCAGCCTCCCGCATCGGCGGCTGCGTCCAGGCCCCAGGCCCCTGCCGACAGGGCCTCGCGGCCAGCCGCCGCCGCAGCGCGCAAGGCCTCCGCAGCCGCGGTCCCGGCGGAACCCATGCGCGCCGATGTACAGGCGGAGATCGCGCCGTGGGCGCCGCAGCCGCTGCTGCAGGCGCGCGCCGCCCTGCAATCGGTCAACCTGGCGGCCCTGTGGCCGCAGGCCCCGGTGACCCAGCTGAGCGGCGAGGTGAACGCGCAGCCCACGGTGGCCACAGCCACCCCTCCGGCACCGGCACCGGCACCGGCACCGGCACCGGCACCGGCACCGGCACCGGCACCTGCACCTGCACCTGCACCTGCACCGGCACCTGCACCGGCAGCCACCGCTGCCTCCACGCCCGCGTCCTCTGCGCAGACCACCGCGGCCCCGGCGGGTACGCCGCCCGCCCAGGGCTGGGACATCTCCGCCCAACTGCGCAACGCCGTGCCCGGCCCCTGGGACCGCCAGCGCCTGCCTGTGGACGAGCTGCAGGCCCAGGCCGCCTTCGACGGCGCGCGCTGGACGGTGCCCCAGGCCCAAGTGCGCGTGGGCCAAGGCAGCGTGGCGCTGCAGGGCGCCTTCACGCCCGCCACGCGGGCCCTGCAGGGCAGCGCCACGGTGCGCGCGCTGCGCCCGGATCTGCTCTACAGCCGCCTGGACAGCGCACCATTGAACGGCAAGGCCCAGGCCGAAGGCAGCGCGGACGGTGCGGTGCGCTTCACGGCCGACATCGGCAGTGCGGGCGCCGGCCGCCGGTCCGCTGGAGGCACGGTCTCGGCGCTGCGGCTGGACCGGCTGGTGGCCGACGGCAGCTGGCGCGGCGAGCAGCTCACGCTGGCGCGGCTGCAGCTGTCGGCCCTGCAGGCCGAGGTGCAGGCCCGCCAGCTGCGCATCGGTCTGGACGAGCCTTCCGCCCAAGGGCAGCTGCAGGCCACGGTGCCGGGCGCCACACTGCAGGTGGACGGCCAGATGGCGGCCCGCGCGGGCAACGGCTCGCTGGACCTGCGCCTGGCCGATGCACAGCGTGTACAGCGTTGGATCGAATCCCTGCCTGGCCTGCAGTCGGCGCTGAAGGGCATCACGCTGCAGGGCAATGCCCAGCTGCAGACCCGCTGGAACGGCGGCTGGCAAGACCTGCAGCGCCAGCTGCACGCCGCCGGCCTGCTGGCCGGGCCAGCGCCTGCAGCCACGGGGCCTGCCGGCCGGTTCGACCTGCAGGCCCGCCTGAGCACACAGCGCCTGCAGGCCGATCTGCCTCCGCGCCCGGGCGGCGCCACGGGCCCGATGACCATCGAGCTGCGCGACGTGCGCGCGGAACTCGCCGGCTCCGTGGCCCAGGCCACCCTGGCCTGGGACGGCGAAGTGCGCCAGGGCGGCCAGCGCGCCACGCTGCAGGCCCGCGCCACGGCGGGCAGCACCGCTCCGGGCCAATGGCGCGCGCAGATCGACACGCTCAAGCTGCTGGCCCTGCTGGACCAGCGACCCGGCCCGTGGACGGTGCAGCTCACGCAGCCGCTCAGCCTCACCGCGCGCCTGGCGCCGTCGCTGCTGGTGGAAACCTCCGCCGGCCAGGCCACCGTGGCCGGCCCCAAGCCGGGCCAGGCCACGCTGCGCTGGCAGCCCGTGCGCTACGCACAGACCGCGCAGGGCGCCATGCAATTGCGCACCCAGGGCGAGCTGCAGGGCCTGCCCACCGCGTGGGCGGACGCCTTCATGGCCGATGGCGAGCAGGCCCTGCAGCGCCTGGGCCTGGGCGGCAACCTGATCCTGGACGGCCAGTGGGACGTCGATGCCGGCGACACGCTGCGCGCCCGCGCCAGCCTGCGCCGTGTGGATGGCGACCTGCGCGTGCTGGCCGGCGAACTGCCGCCCACCACGGTCGTGCAAAGCAGCGGCCAGGGCGCCGCGGAAGGCGCGCCCAAGGCAGCGGCCAGCACCCCGGGCACGCCCGCCGGCGTGCGCCAGGCCGAGGTGCAGATCGAGGCCGAGGGCGATGCCGTGCGCGCCCGCGTGCTGTGGGACAGCGAGCGCGCCGGCCGCGTGCAGGCCGAAGGCAGCACCCGCCTGGCCCGCGCCGACGGCGGCTGGCGGTGGCCGGCCGACGCGCCGCTGGCGGCCACCGCCCGCGCGCAGCTGCCGGATGTCGGCGTCTGGTCGGCCCTGGCGCCGCCGGGCTGGCGCGTCAAGGGCACGTTGCAGGCCGACGTGGCGCTGTCGGGCACCCGCACCGCGCCCCGCTGGAGCGGCACGCTGGGCGCCGACCAGATGGCCGTGCGCTCGCTGCTGGACGGCGTGGACCTGCGCGACGGCCGCCTGCGCGCCACGTTGCAGGGCGACCGGCTGGAGATCACCGAGTTCCGCGTCAACGGCGGCCAGGGCAGCCGGGCCCGCATCGCCGGCTTCAGCGGCAACCGCACGGCCGCGCCGCACAGCGGCGGCACGCTCACGGGCACCGGCCAGGTGTCTTGGGCCGGGGCCGGCCAGGCGGGCGGCTCTTCTTCCGGCATCGCCATGGATTTCAACGCCGAAGCGCGCGCCCTGCAGGTGCTGGTGCGCGCCGACCGGCAGGTCAGCGTATCGGGCAACCTGCAGGCGCGCCTGCAGGGCGGCCAGTTCACGCTGCGCGGCAAGCTCACCACCGACCGCGCCACCATCATCCTCCCCGAGGCCGGAGCGCCCACGCTGGGCTCCGACGTGGTGGTGCGCTCGGCCGCCAAGGACCGAGAGGCCGCGCAAAAAACCCAGCAGGCCGCCCAGGCCGCCGGCCGGGTGGAAGCCGCCAAGCCGCCGGACATCGCCGTCACCCTCAATCTGGGCGACGACTTCGCGCTGCAGGGCTACGGCATCACGACCCGCCTGACCGGCGAGCTGGAGCTGCGCGGCGCCAGCGTGGCCGGCGGCCCGCCGCGCGTGACCGGCGAGGTGCGCACCGTGGAAGGCCGCTACCGGGCCTGGGGCCAGTCGCTGAACGTGGAGACCGGCCTGCTCCGCTTCAACGGACCGTACGACAACCCGGCGCTGGACGTGCTGGCCATCCGCCCCAACATCAGCGTGCGCGCAGGCGTGCAGGTTTCCGGGTCGGCCAAGGCGCCGCGCGTGGCGCTTTATTCCGACCCCGACCTGCCGGATGCAGAGAAGCTCTCGTGGGTGGTGCTGGGCCGCAGTGCCGCCGCGGGCGGGGCCGAAGCGGCGCTGCTGCAACAGGCCGCGCTGGCGCTGCTGGGCGGCAACGGCGACAGCGGCGCGGGCAACTTCGCGCGGCGCGTGGGGCTGGACGAGATCGGCTTCCG